A stretch of DNA from Peromyscus maniculatus bairdii isolate BWxNUB_F1_BW_parent chromosome 7, HU_Pman_BW_mat_3.1, whole genome shotgun sequence:
TCTAAGCTTCTCGCCTGGTCTACTGCTCCTCCCAGCAGTCAAGGATTGAGAGGTGGTGGCCACTGATCTCTGTAGCTGCCACATCCTATCCATCTGTCCCAACAGGAAAACCCtgtttcttcccagaattcttacctttttttttttaaataattgatttatttttattttatgtgcattggtgttttgcctgtgtgtatgtctgtgtgagggtccagtggaactggagttacagacagttatgagctgccatgtgggtgctgggaactgaacctggggcctctggaagagcagtcagtgcgcTTCACTgctaagccctctctccagcccggaaTTCCTACCTAATTTTTTAAGGATCAAATTCAAATGTGATTGACTACCCAGATGCCCCTTTGAATACTCTTCAGATGGTGCCAGATCCAAATGTTTTATTCTACTTTGCACATCTAGATCAGCATATGAGAAGCATTTTAACTCGCCCTCTTCCCTTACCCTCTCCCTTTGCCCTCCCTCTCTATGTATGGACAGGCTCTCACACAGTCTAGGCTCCCTTCAAATGCTTAGCCTCAAATACAAAGCTGAGGCTGACTTTGACCTGCTCTTCTGGCCCCCacctcctgaaagctgggattacaggtgtgtcttaccatgcccagctttctgcagtgctgaggatggagcctAGGGCCACCCTGCATGCTAGGCGAGTGCATtcctgagctacattcctagtcCACAGAAAGCATCTAATACATTTTTCCCCCTTAGGAGGACCCTGGCAGAAACGTTTGAGTAAACAAAAGCTTTGTTTGAACAACCCTAAAAGCTAAATTGTATGTTTTTCCTTGCTGCACAGAATGCTGACTTCTAATGTTGGAAATagcaggtgtttttgtttgtgctttttttttttttgcctaggaTGCTGGGAAATACAAGTTTTTACAAATAATTGGTGCAAGCAGTGTCTTTCGGTCTTCTGAGCCTCTGGTGAGTTTCCTGCCTGCGGAGGTCCAATATCCTCCAGCTACCTGTGTAGACAGTTGGGACAGATGGTGCCCTGAGGTTATGGTACACATTTTAACGACAATCAAGACTTCTCTGGAAAAGTTTAAGGGGAAAAGCAGGGTCTTTGACTATTTCCTTGTAATCttcagaatttctttctttctttcatttgttgttgtttcatttgcCAAGACGCAAACTATTCCTCAGCTGGTCTCAGGTGCCTCTAGTTTGGATTGAAGCCCTGCACGCCGGTATCTCTGGAATACTGAGGGGCCATGGTCTTTTTACTTGTAGTTTTCTCATAACAGATTCAGCTCTTGGCCGCCTTCCTCACCCAGGGTGGGGAACGGTGAGTGACTTGAAGCCTCTCCTGTTGACTGGAAGGAACTGGGCGTTGCCACGCACACCGCCAAGAACTTGACCTGAACTGAGGAATGGGATCCGGGCAGCTGTGCCCCTCAGAGCGGGGGCTGGCTGCCAGCTCTCAGGGCATCTGGCGGCTGGGGAGATTCCTCTGCTTGGACAACAGGCTTTCCATTCTGTTCAGTGGCCCTGCCCTGATTCCTCACCTGCTGTGCTTCTGTGTCCCCCAGCTAACTCCACCTCCCACTGAATTTTGCAATTTGCTGTCAACTTAACCTCtgcctgctcctctctctccttctggaaCTGCGTTTCTCTGCAAAGCTTAACGTCggtcgaccaagatgaagtttcctttaacttttttttctccagcaCATTCCGAGAGCTGACTTCTTCTGACCTACAAATGGGAAAGACTGCATTTTACCACCATGGAAAGGCCACTCACTCAGCATCCCGGGAGTTTTCGGTTTGGGCTGCTCAGAAAGACCTAGAGGCTGGTGAAGGAGCCAGGTTCTCTTCCAGAAACACTCATTACAGTAACACATCGGCGCTAGCATGCAGCTGACCTCCCTCTGGGGCGGCCCTTGGGCCCCTCAAGTTAATGAGTAGGTTTGGGTGTCTGGCTACTCATTTTGTTCCACCTCTCTCCcctgctttccttttttcctcgTGTGTACGTTCGTTTGGGTGGAATTtcgtcatttttattttatcgcCCACTTGACAGGTCTTGTGCACAAGCTCTGTCCTCGAGCTGTGTGTACCCCTAGCCTGATAgttctttacttttcttctcaGCCTGGTCCTTGTTTCCCTTCCTAGCACCCTTTGTTCCAACTCAGCTAGAAGACCATGAGTCACTAAAAAGTTTCTAGATAGCTAATCCAAGGATAAGGGCAACTCGATTGTGTTCAGGGCACCATCCCCCGTCTggcctactttttaaaaaaaaaatgttaaattacattttaacttgtgtgtgtgtgtgtgtgtgtgtgtgtgcgcgcgcgcgcgcgcctgcgTACCGCAGCATCcaatgtggaggtcggaggacagctttcaggtattgattccctccttccaccgtgtgggttccaGAGAGAGCTCAGGTGGCCAGTTTGTTGGCTTGGTGGCACCAATACTCACAGAGCTGCCTCCGCCCACTTTTTAACTGCATGCTGTCTTTGGTCTTCTGTTTTGGTCAGCCTGCTGCTGTGTCCTGAATCTGGGACTCTTAGAGGAGGAAGCCCTTTATCTCAGTGTCTTAGACCCTCTCACATAGGTGGCTGTCCGAAAAGTGGGCACAGGAAAGGTTTTCCTTCTGAATGACTAATTGCTTGAGAGTTCACTGTCTGATCACCCGTATCAGACTTTGTTTTGTGGGCAGAGAACACATGCCCGTAGAAAGAGTCCCATAGGGCTGTGGGTGTAGCTCACTCAGTGCCAGAGCACTAGCCTAGTAACCGCAAGGTCATGGGTTTAATCCTTGAGTATTGCCAAAGCTGGGTAATGGCGTCACAAGTTcagggcccagcctgggctacatcatgagactgtctcaaactgtaaaataaaactcaaaaagaCTCCGGGCAATTGCTTACCTCCTGGGCTGTTACTCTCTTCCCAGAGGGCTGTGGAGATGAAAGGACAGCCAGGGAAGTACTTTGCAAACTGTGCTGAGGTGGAAGAGCCGTGCTGATTGGGGGAAAGGATCCCGCCTTGAGACCTCAGGAAAGACTGCCGGCGTCATGGGTGGGACTGGGTTCCCAGAGGGGCCGAAGGAATTCCCATTCTTTCTGGGAGTTGCGCTGAGCCAGGCCCTAGGTTATGTAGCCCCGAGGGCGAGAATCAGAGCAAGCTATTTTCTATGCTCACTTCCTAGGCAAGACTATAGCTTATTTTAAAAGGGTGTGTGTGGCCAAGCCCAGAGCAGCTTGGGACATTTCAAATTGGCAccacctcctctggctgcttctgaagCCATCCGGAGGCCAGGCCTCGGTCAGATGAACGGAAAAGTAAAGAGAGGACCGGGGAGTCTGAGACCTTTGCGCAGAGGGCTGGAGTGTGGAGGAGGGCGGGCGGGAGAACCGGGAGGAGGGAGCTGGGTGCGGAGGCCCCACCTTTCATTCCAGCGCTGCACCGGCCGGGGCGGGATGAGTCACGGCTGGCTGGCTGTGCTGTGCACCTTCCCGTAGGTGAGGGACTCGGACCTCTCTGGGAGAAAACTGCGGTGCCCGCTCGTCCTGGCTTTGGCCTTGGCAGGGTGCTGGAGCCCTGGGTCTGCCGGGTCTGGCCTCTGGGGCCACGGCTGGCTTTCCCTGATGTATGGAAAGAGCCCTGCGCGAGTGCTTCCACTTCTCCTGGGCTTACAGCTCACAGGTAAGAACTGGCGGGCTTCTAGTTTTTTCCTCCACCGCCCACTCTGTGTAAAGATAGCGCTCATGGCTTGAAGAAGTCTCAAAGGCGCTGTGGGGAGCCCCAGACCCGGCTGCAGTTCGTTCTAGTCCAGACCGCCCCGAAACTTCAGTTCGGTGGGTTGCTTTGGGGCAGTGCTTTGGGCAAACAGGTTTAGGTGTGTTTGGCCGCTCGTGATTCAGGCACAGACAGGGCTTTCTGATCTCAGGTTACACACCATCTTTGTGTGGCGGCTCTCGGCCTCGGTCTGCTGGCTAGATTTGGCCCTTGGATTTCTGTGGGAGGATTTTGTCTGCCGCACCACCGAGCAAACCTAGATTATCAGAGCGAGAGCCCCGCTGTGGTTTTGAAGCGGCCCCAACGCACACACCGAACTTGTAAATTCGCCACGTGGTGTAAGTGTTCCAGGGGTGCAGGCGAGCGCAACTGCTGGGGTGGATTAACCTGCAGGCTAGGAGCATAGCAGTCCCAAGTCTGCAGGCTGGAAAACGTACCTgcctggagactttttttttttttaaacatatgctTTATTGCTTGATCTTAATACTCCACGTCTGACCAAcgtttggatttttttgtttctgcCTTCCGTCTTATTGGCTGATCTTTGTAGTTTGTGCTTATAGTTCTGAAGTTGGTACCGTGAGGCTTTGAAGAAAGTGAGCGCACCAGGTAGTTTGCTGGGCAGAACTTTTAATTGGCCCTCGGGATGGGAGGGTCAAGGTTATGTGTAGGTAGGTGTGTATGCAGACCTCAGGTGAAGTGAGTTTGGAGGCTGGCTTATTTGGAAGGTGTcagcggtttttttttttttttcttcaacgcTACACCGCTGTTaacctttttccttccttccttgcagCCCTTCGCCCTACAGGAGCTGTGGAGATTTACACGTCCGGGGCCCTGGAGGCAGTCAACGGGACAGACGTGCGGTTAAAATGCACTTTCTCCAGCTTTGCCCCTGTGGGCGATGCCCTGACAGTGACATGGAATTTCCGCCCTCGAGATGGGGGCCGTGAGCAGTTTGTAAGTACATTCTTGTCACCTTCCAGCAGACCCTTGACTAGGAATGTATTCAGGCTGCGACTCTCAACCTCGAGATCGTAGGACCctaggggtcgcctaagaccatcggagGAAAACATGGATATTTACACTACGATTCCTAACAGGACCAAAATTACACTTCTGAAGTAGCTTGGCTGGGGGggcgccacaacatgaggaactgtattaaagggtctcagcgttaggaaggctgagaaccactgtattaaggcaatcctttttttcccccttgcctTTCCTGTGTGGGCCACATGCCTGGAGTTAAGTTGGGAACCAGTTCTTGGGACAGAGAGTGATAGATCCGAGAAAAGAGAAGCCAGAGAGTGTTCCGAGGAGTTAGCTGGAGCCTGGGTCAGACTTGCTGAggcttctctccccccccccccccatctcagcCTCCCGCCCCGTACAGAGTGGGAGAGATCATCCTTTCTTCTCTTAGGTGTTCTACTATCATATGGATCCCTTCAGACCCATGAGCGGACGGTTCAAGGACCGGGTGGTCTGGGATGGGAACCCTGAGCGGTACGATGTCTCCATCATCCTCTGGAAGCTGCAGTTCGATGACAATGGGACTTATACCTGCCAGGTGAAGAACCCACCTGACGTCGATGGTCTGGTAGGGTCCATCCGGCTCAGCGTGGTGCACACTGGTAGGTTTTAGGAAGTGAGAGctgacaaaaaaaagtaaattaaaaaaaaaagtgccatctTTTGTGATGTTGAAAGGGAGAGAGGGCCCAGGGCTTCAGGGCTGGGAACTTCAGAGACTGAGAAGTCCTGGGGTGAAAAAATACAGGCTTTGTTTGGTCatggaaacaaaataaagagatCTGAGGAATCTGTGACAAGAATGGCCTTGGGATCCTGAAAGGGACAGGAAGGAACTCTGATAAAAAAGACTCACAATAGGTCAGTTCATTCTCTCATTTATTCCAGATGCGTATTGAGTACCTGTGTGCCAGGCACAATCCAAAGTGCTTGGCacacattatctcatttaatcctgaCACACTACCAGTAATGGTTACCGGTGTTCACTCTGTGCTCCTGGCTGTCAGGAGCTTTACACGATGcatgttatttattcttttaagaacaattttaaaattattatttgatgtgcatgggtggtttgcttgcatgtatgtctgtgcaccatttaagtgcctggtgcccatggaggccagaagagggtgtcagatcccctggaattggagttacagttgtgagctgccatgtgggtgctgggaatcgaacccaggtcctttgaaaaagcaatcagtgctcttaactgctgagtcgtctctccagacTCATTTATTATGGGCAGGCacaatttatagaaattggttcctccccccaaacccccctccccccgacaggatttctctgtatagctttggagctggtcctggaactcactctgtagcttaggctggccttgaatttacccagatctacctgtctctgcctcctgagtgctgggattaaaggcatgtgccaccactgcctggctaatttttTTATAAGCATCCAAGAAATGGATATTGTTATGTCTTAACATGGGAGGAAActgaaattcaataaaaataagtaataaataaccCAGGTCACACAGTTAATAAGATAGAGCTAGCtctcatgcatatgtgtgtgtttgagaaaagctctctctatgtagcctagcctggcctcaaacttgagatcctcctaaCTCAGCTTCTTAAGAGCTGAGGAGGCGTGTGTTCTTAACTAACACACAGCATTGTTTAAAACATCTTTGTGTGTCAAGGGGTGTGATTGTTTCCTGTCACCATTACCCAGATCACTCTAAAGCCGTCTTTCCAGGCTCTACCAAGAGACAACTGTGTGGTCCACATAAATCATCTGAGCACTGAAAGAAATAATGCAATATCTCCAGACCtcagttgtttttgcttttttctgatAGGTTAggcaaaaaaacccaaaccacaaacaaaaacaacagaaagcaaacaacaataacaacaaaaccaacacacAAAAAGCAGTGGTTTAACTTGTCAGAATCAATATTTTTTTGAGAGCCTACAGAAAGCCATGGCTCTGTTTCCCTACTTTAAGAAATggataggggttggggatttagctcagtggtagagcgcttgcctagcaagtgcaaggcctcagctctggaaaaggaaaaacaaacaaacaaacaaacaagacatggATGTACACTTGCAGAGACTCCATTTGTCTATTATATGTGTGATggtgcatgtatatctgtgcactgcttgtgtgcctggtgcccaagaggccagaagaaggcactggatcccctggaattttTTTAGCCTTCCTGATGGATTCTAGGCTGGAAACTCCTGGCATAGACATTCTCTTGATGTCCTTTCTGGCTCTTAGGGTTATTGTTTTACTTGTCTGTCTTCTGGGGgttggaaaacacacacacacacacacacacacacacacacacacacaccctacacagtGCCGTGGGTATTATGCTTGTGACCTTTCATTTCTATCACAGTGACAGGAACACAGTAGGTGCTTTAAAGCCTGACTGAATGAAGGGGTGAGTAGAGTTATTCAGGACTGAGTTGGACATAGTTCTGACTAGGTTAGCAGTAACTTGAATTACCGGGCAGTTTAACTGACTCAGTGGTTCTCAGTGCTTGGGTGTCGTCACCAGCACCTGGAGGACATGTCCGAACGCAGATGGCTGGATTTACCTCAGTGCTTCTAGTCCGGCATGTTTGGGGTGGGGCCTGAGAATTTCCCTTCAAAGCTCTCCAGTGGTGAGGTCACTGCTTCTAGAATCACACTAGAGAAGCCCTGATGTAGTCTGAGCGGGTTTCCCCTGCTGCCAAAGGCTACAACATGATGTGCTATTTTATTCACCAAAGTAGGAGAAAGGGAGAGTCTGGTTGATGATAAGCTGCACTGTTACTGTCTTTAGATTTCACCTCACTGCTCTGTCTTGTCTTTTTCTCCCCACAGTGCCCTTCTCTGAGATCTTCTTCCTGGCTGTGGCCATTGGCTCTGCGTGCGCAGTGATGATCATAATAGTAATCGCCGTGGTCCTCTTCCAGCACTTCCGGAAAAGGCGATGGGcgaaaagggctgagaaagatgAGGGGATAAAATCGTAAGGCTGAGTGAGCCCTGGTGGGAGTGCCTGCTCGTACTCTTGGGGTGGCTCTTGGGACTTTTTTCAACAGGGCCAAACAACTGTTGAACAGTCGCTTTTACTTTTGACCAAATGTGTGAGAAGTTCCACTTCACAGGACAGATAAATTAGGACATGGGTAGTAACTTTACAAAGTGCTTCTTaatggggcttgagagatggctcagtggttaagagcatagagtgctcttgcagaggacctaagttcggtttccagcacccacatggcagctcacagcagcctTTGACACAGGCTCCAGGATGCAGCACCTGGGGCCTCTGTATCACCTGCACTGATGTGCACAAACCTGCATCcagatagacacatacacataacttaaaaacaaaataaatctttaaacagcaacaataacaaaatccaAAAAGGTTCTTAATTTTACAAAAGACCTCACCAAAGAAATTCATTCATTATGTGGGATTTTTGGTGGCATAAAAAAGTGAACATGTGTAGCTTTAAAAGAATCTTCTGTGAAGGGAAGTGCGCTTGTAAGAGCCGCAGGGCAAGACACTCAGCAGTCACTGAATCAGTGGCTGGGCAAGTTTGCTGTGCTGACTGTAAGTGCTCactgcacattttaaaatgagataaagtTTAGAAGCTATAACATTCactcatctgggaagaagagatgGCGTAACGGTTAAGAACGctgcctgctcttgcagaggacctgggtttggttcccagcttccATTCggtggctcaaaactgcctgtgactccagatccaggggatttGTTGCCCTCTTTTGGTTTCTGTGGGTTCTGCACTTACATAttcacaggcaaaacactcaaataaaataaaaataaactttagaaagaaaatgCACCCTTTTAAATATACACAAAGTTGTGCAATAATCACCAATTCTAGAACCTTTTAAGCATTTGCCCCTGGAGAAACCCCCTATCTTCTAGTCCTCGCTCCTCCCACCGGCGTGACAGCAACTCACCTGCTCTCTGTCTGTGGGGTTGTGTCTATCCTGAGCATTTAACGTAAGTAGAACCATGAAATACGTGACCTTTTGTATCTAGCTTCTTTCATTCAGTATGTTCTCAAAAGTTGTCAATGTTGTAAAATAGTCACTACTTCATAGTTTTTGTGTgtgctatgtgcatgtgtgtgcccatgtggaggtcagaggtacacattgggtgtcttcctctattgctctctatgttctttgagacatgatctctcacTGAGCTTGGGGCTCACTGATTGGATAGACTGGCTGTCTAGCAAGCCtctgggatccttctgtctccacctaaGACTAAAGGGGTTCACTGCCACACCTGAGGCTTTTTACATGGCGCCAGGAGATCTGAACTTAGATCCTTGAACAGCAAGCAGTTTACACACTCAACTGTCTCCCCATcttacttcattcttttttatggctGTATGATGTTCCACTACAGTGGGCACATCACATCATTTGTCTCTTCAGGTGATGGacgtacagttttttttttttttcttcttggctcTTATAACTAATATCAATCACAGTGAACATACTCTACACCAATTTTTGTGTACAAATACTTTCAGTTCTCCCAATAATGAAGGGACATTGCCAAGTCACTGGTAACTATTGAATTTTTGGAGGAATTGACTAACCATTTTCCCGTAACAGCCAATACATTCCTATCAGCAACGTATGGACATTAGAACTTCTCTACAGTCTCACCAGCATTCACTTTTGACTATTGCCCTCTAGTGGATGTGAGGTGTTGTCTCAGTgagattttgatttgcatcttaGTGATGACTAATGGtccgcctccacctcccatgtgtTTAGTGGCTGTTTATAGAACTTCTCTGGAAATGTGTCTGTTCAGATAGTCTGCCCAACCTCAAACTAAGATGGATGTCTTCTTATTGTTGAGCTATAAGGGTGCCTGTCCCCTTTCAGTTACATTACCTGAAATTGCTCCCATTCTGTGCTCTCTGCTCCTTCTTGAATATTATCCATTAAGACACAAAAGTTTTCCATTTTGATGAAGTCCATCTCTTCtaagaattttatattttcagtcaCATTCTTACATATATCTTTGGTGTATTTTGAGTTAAGTTTTGGATATAATTTAGAGTCTCCATTCTTTTGCATATGGATTTATAATTACCTCAgaatcacttatttatttttaattagttaatatTTACTGAAATACATGTAATTCTTTGGGAAGCATCTAAGGAACCCATTGATGGCATTCTGGTTTGAAGAGAATATAATCAATAAAGAGGAGTTCTAagccaacccctccccccaaaaaaaaacccaccaagttCCCCTTTTTGCAGAGGAGCATAGACATTAGAAGTAAGACACAGTGGTGAAGTATAGGTGTACACATTAAACTTCCAGTGAACTATGTTAGATCTCAGGGGACTTCTCTCACATTCTGAAGTGTCTGCGTTCAGACTCATAGGACATGTGGGGGCATCAGTATTATTCCTTACACAGTACTGGCGGTTCAGCTCTCTGTAGCTTGAACGGACTCCAGGCGTATGTACTTTTTCCTAAAGCGCGGGGTCTGGGGCCGGGCACCTTACCTGGTGCTGCTCTGAGACCTGCCACCTTTGCTTCCTGTCTTGCTCACCTGACATTTGGCTCCTATTCCTTTGTTTCagcaaagaagaggaaaaactcCAACAAGAGAACAAGGTCTCTGTATATTTGGAAGACTAGCACTGTGAGGTAAGGGTCACACGTAGGTGACTTCTGTCTTCAGCTTGCCTGGCTGTTTAGCCCATCTCC
This window harbors:
- the Mpzl2 gene encoding myelin protein zero-like protein 2, whose amino-acid sequence is MYGKSPARVLPLLLGLQLTALRPTGAVEIYTSGALEAVNGTDVRLKCTFSSFAPVGDALTVTWNFRPRDGGREQFVFYYHMDPFRPMSGRFKDRVVWDGNPERYDVSIILWKLQFDDNGTYTCQVKNPPDVDGLVGSIRLSVVHTVPFSEIFFLAVAIGSACAVMIIIVIAVVLFQHFRKRRWAKRAEKDEGIKSKEEEKLQQENKVSVYLED